From the genome of Rana temporaria chromosome 8, aRanTem1.1, whole genome shotgun sequence:
acgcctgtcggatctaacccaaatgccgttgtatcttggtttgaggattcaaactaaagatacgacgtgggttatttgaaagtacgccggcgtatcagtagatacaccggcgtactcgctctgaggatctacCCCTTTGATTTTAGttgaaattagaatttcagaatatggttatattctttctattttattatattctatttgcatactattctattccttttttctattttattttttctgttcttttattttctattctattttgttctggtttttttttctgttctgtcccttttttttatttattttttatttaaaaaaaaacttttttttttttttttttgtgttctgttCTATTTTATTTGCTATTATATTCTTCTTCTATTctgttcctttattttctattctattctcttcaAATTCAATTTGAAAATGATTTGAAGTTCGTCCGAATGTTTGATTCATTATTTCAGATTTGTTTAAATTCATTATTGACGTATTTCGGATACAATCCAAATTTCCTAATAACAGAAAAGCTTTCCAAATTTCAACTTAACTAAAGGAATCGCACGTCAACTTTCTTAGCTTCTCTATGCAAAGCAGGCAGatcgtggctggtgggaggggctggcagggcGCTGTACAGCGGTCTTGAAAACATCACAACACCCTGTCTCTGTACTCCTTGGAAGAGTCCTGATAGAGGcaatgggaggagttatgcaaatatcaaaataccTTGATGGGTGGTTATTGGTCTGCAGGAGTGGGCGTTTCCTAGACATGCAGCTTTTGCATGTAGGTCAGTTTAGGTAACGCCCACTTGTGATGCTAAACCTTCATGATGGAAAGAACGGAAattcaatgaatgaaaggggtcaGTTGGGGACAGTGAGGTGGGGGAGGAAAtgatttttgtgttgtttttggaTACAATAGGGAacagttagaacccctgtcatggTCTACCATTTCTTTTGTTTGGCTGTCTGTCTTGttggcagtgttaattttggcagcaaattttgatttCGTTTTAGTCTTGggtctaaaatggcattttagttttagtcccattttagtcttttgactaaaactcCAGTTTAGTTTTATCTATCTATTTTAGTCATCGCAATTGTTTTAAtattagtcgtattttagtcgacaAAATGAACCTGCTTGTTTGagaagatttaccttcacttcctgtcctggtgacaacattGTCAATAAAGCATAATGTTAGGAGTAAACTCCAATGGGAACACAGACTTATGGAGGGTCTATCTATTACCATCATAAGAatataaagtaccgtatttattggggtataccgcgcgccggcgtataacgcgcaccccaaacttaggaaggtagtttaaggaaaaaaagaaaaacttacatttttgccctgagtCCATCGCCggtcttgcgcggggtccgtccagccttgtgggtgtccgtctgcagcttccttgcgcggggtccgtccagccttgtgggtgtccgtctgcagcttccttgcgcggggtccgtccagccttgtgggtgtccatctgcggcttccttgcgcggggtccgtccagccttgtgggtgtccgtctgcagcttccttgcgcggggtccgttcagccttgtgggtgtccgtctgcggctttggaggtgtctgtctgcggcttcctcgcggggtccgtccagttcatccgcaccttgcccggggttgcagcggtgtttgtttttggatttggcgccgagaggagccggatttcctgtgtgttcggctcctctccgcGTGGCTACGGGCGGATCAGAGCgtggccgagtgcgcagtacgctcggctctcggctgcggcgctcggcttgtctcggctcctctcgcatggcTGCGGGcgtagccgagcctagccgagtgtgcaGTACGCTCGGCTCAGTCTATTTCGGCGGTGCCCGGGaacagcagtatcggcgtatatcgcgcacccacgattttcccctgattttaaggggaaaaaagtgtgcggtatacgccgataaatacggtatattaaatGGCCATTGTGTCTCTGTTGGATAGATTTCTTGCCCTGTAACATCAATGTGACAGGCAAACTagaaaaatctccattggcgacacagatgacaattaaaaaaaaaaaaaaaatatccaatgaTGGTTGTAGTCTTCCCTAGTGTTTTGTTGTCAATGTGTCCTCTTAGAGGGGTCTCCACTACTTCCTGTCCTAGTTATAATGTTGTCACTAGGACGGGATTAAGGAACCATTTTCAGAATGGAGTTACAGACTAAGTAAAAGGGGAAAAGAAGGGGGATTTTAATTTTGGCTAGAAATACACTTTAGGAAAGTTACAAAGTATTAGGTTAGGTTCACATCTTTGCATATCGAAAATGCGCACAAAATCATGTGCTTTCGTGACGCGCACTGAAACGCACTGCTCTTTAGTGACGCACagcagtgccattcatttttttttcttagttatttttattacaattttgtgTCTTTTGTTAATTGTATTAAATGTTAACCTCTTCATGCCGCGCATTTCCAGCTCTTTTAAGAGGTTTAAGATGCCTGGAGGCAGGGCGTGGCTTAAGATCATGCGATTGGCTGTCACTGTGGTCACGTGATCTGAAAACTTCCGATCTGATTGGGAGCTTTTGGTTGGACGCTGGTCACTGTGTCTGGCGCTCGCTCTCTGCACAGCGCTATCAAACGCAATTGACACAAATATGCGGCCTGTCGACACCAAGGCCCAGGCGCAGAGAAGCCGCATATTTGCGTGCGGCGGGTGCCAAGGGGTTAAGCACTATGTGGATCTGTGCGGCACATTTTTGCAAAAGAGACTTCAATTTCTCGTAACTCTTGAAATGAATGGACTGTTGTCACAAGACGCGTGTGCTCAGATACAGTGGAAATcgactttaaccgcttcagccctggaccattttggtggtcaaagacccggccactttttgcaattcggcactgtgtcgctttaacttacaattgcgtggtcgtgcgacctggctcccaaacaaaattggcgtcttttcttcccccacaaatagagatttcttttggtggtatttgatcacctgtgcgatatttattttttgcagtataaacaaaaaaattgcgaaaattttgaaaaaaaatcaattttttactttttgctataataaatatccccaacaaatatataaaaaaaaacatttttttccacagtttaggccgatacgtattcttctacatatttttggtaaaaaaaatgcaataagcgtttatcgattggtttgcacataagttatagcgtctacaaaataggggatagttttatgccatttgtattaataatttttttttttactagttatggcagtgatcagcgatttttattgggactgcgacataatggcagacacatcggacacttttgacaccattttgggaccattgtcctttttacagcgatcagtgctataaaaatgcactgttactgtaaaagttaaagtaaaggggttaaccaggagagggcgctgcaggggttacatgttccctaggaagtgattcttactgttggggTTCGTGGCTACACGTGAAACGTCACTGATGAACGTTCCCGGGGAACGGGCATCAGTGaccgtgtcactaggcagaaaaggggaatgccttgtttacaaaggcatccccctgttctgcccttgccgaccgcaatcgcaggACTCAAGGGGACATAGAGTTCCCGGGACTCGCAAGGCATgcggcgggtgcgcgcccgctgtgcggcagatttaaagggacgtatctgtctgccgtgccattctgtcgacgtacatagtcgtgcagcggtcagcaagtggttaatgatgtgtTACAAGGCTGCTAATACTTCAATAGGAAACATTTTTCTCTTACGGTACTGTCGGGTTTTTGAGGTGTATATGTATGTTATACAGTCAGCTAGTTAGTTAAACAGTActtcattcccctctgggtgatcaatgtacattgcagggattttaacaagctTTATTGCAGATTCCTATCTTTTGGTATTCTGAACAAATAGCTGGctctttgtctgtgtccatgtgcaatgtgaatgggagtgactttattatcatcatcatctgctgcacctgcagggctctaatgaagaAAGTGTTGGGGTCgccatccctttagacgtgattttcATTTGGGAGTATCTGACCAAAAATGACCATTGTGTTGCAGgtgatgcccaaaatctgacttgtatcttggtgcagacttctgggaaaatcagtgagccaaacaCACGAGCAGGAATTTACATTtcggggggaggggatggggggcgtgctgtacacattctgtgtacagaatgccttcAGGTTgctatattgcattttacagaatatTAAAGAGCTGCAgatttgaaaaggaaaggtagttTTTAATAACCTTTAATCACAATATGACTTTTGTAGCATTTGTACATGCATTAATATTATTgttagttttgttttttccccatGAAAGAGAAGTTGCCTTTTAAAGTAGTACTAAAAATaaaaccaatttttttacattttgggtgATAGGGTTATTACCCTTGTTTGTGttcttttttccatcagtgttccattggggagattttgctTCACTTCCTTTCCTGTAGCcacagcaggaagtgagaggaaattcctccaAAGCGAGGCAatctctggttgtcaccagaactagcatCCCTATTGTAAGATTTCTCATTTATCCCTGTTTTCTGGTAAAAACTCCCTTTACCTTGGGACTTATTGTTGAGTCTCGTTTTTTATCCACTGAAATTTTTGTGTCACCAACAGTTGgtcttatttaaaggggttgtaaaggaattttttttatttttttttcataataagcatcctttacctgcagacatttctcatttcacttcctcatagttcgaagttgctctatttcttctctgttctgttcacttcctgcttgtctgattttactgaccaccgtgatgggaggctttactgcggtggtcagtaacgtgctcaccccctcctgggaactacatctgtgtgccaggacgctctctacatgttagagacttcaaggtggTGTggattactgggtgtgccgcaattcatactgggaaatgtagttcttacatgaacgagcgccgcaaaccaggaagtgaatgagagaacagaaactagaatgccggaggtgatatagatgaaggaatttaataggtatttacttgttttttaacagaatcattacactattctgtctgtctaccttgcagacattttaggcaaaaaaatgttttcctttacaactcctttaatcctcATGAAAGGGCGTCCACTATTAGGTTCTTCGGAATGTTATGCGAGATAAAGAGACTGTTCATAAAACGGCAATATACATAAATGATGCCTGTTGACATTTCCTggcgacattttatttttttatattattttattgctGTTCTTTTCAGACTTAGCCTTTTTTCTGATTGTCTGTCTGTTTTTTTGCTTGTAGATGGAGTGACCATGGAAACTTCAAACGAGGGGGAAGGGTACAGCCTCACGAGGTCTACAACAGCCTCCGAGCAAATAACAGAAGGGCCGCAGACCAGAGACAGTGATAATAATGACTCACAATTTAAGGAAGACACCTTGCAGCAAATGCTGACTTGTGAAACTGGAAATACTGGGACTGAAGCCAGCACACCGCCTTGCGATAAAGGAACAACTGGTCAAGGGTTACATGGCACGTCACAAACCAATGTTAACCTAGATAAAGAGCTAGATGCCATTTCCTTGATTCGGCTAGACGAAGTGGCTGAGACAGACAAACTACAGAGACCTACAGAGCTGGAGGTCACATCTAGTGAGGATGAGAGCGGGGAATGGGAGACTGCGAGTGAGGCAAGCATTGCGAACGAGGAGACCACTGATGgtgaaggagaaaagaaaaatgaaaatctGGATCCTGAAGGAGGAATGGATGCTATCAGTCAAAAGGATACTGGAGAAAATGTCAAAATATGGACATCTAGTGGGCCCCTGGAGAAAATTGGAGGTGAAGGGACTGGGGAACCCCCAGAGGTGATGAAACAATGTTGTGAAAGGACTTCTAGTGAGGGTCTTCAGAGTGAGCAGGCCTTCACTCATGAAACCAGACCTGATGATACGTTTCTTGAGGAATCCTTGTGTGATGTTGGCAAGACTGCAAGTAAAGAGAGACCACCTCATGCTGCTGAAGAATTAAAAGGGACAGTGAATGAGGAACCCGAACTTAATGTTGAAGAGATGGCCACTGAGGAAACCATGTCTTATTTTTCTACAGGGCCTCATATTGAAAAGTTAAACGATGAGGAGTCTGTTGGAGAGCCTGACCCCCATGTTGAAGAGATGGTCATTGAGGCCATATCTTATGTTTCTAATACGGAGTTAAATGATGAGGAGTCTGTTGAGGAGCCTGGCCCTGGAGGATATGTGACCCATGTTGAAAAAAGTAGTCTTTACAATGAAAAGGCAGCCAGTGAATGGACTAGATCTCCTGAGGACAGTGGTTCTCATAATGAAGAGCCAGCTATTAAGGACATTGAGACTCAAATGATAGAGACTGCCAACGATGGCATAGAACCTCAGAAGAATGCTACAGCAAGTGAAGTGATCGAGTCTCAGTTGAGGGAGGCAGTCTATGAGATGAGCGAACCTCATGTTGTTGAGACTCTTCCTCACCATGAAGAGACAGTCCAAGTATGCAGAGAGTCTCTGGAGGTGCCAGATAGTGAGAGCATACCGGTAGTTCCTTATACTAACGAGCTAGTCTGCATTGAGCCTTGTAGTGTAGAGATACTTAGTGAGCAATGTAGTCCTCCAATGGAAGAGGCATTTAGTGATGGACCAGGGCATCATGTTGAAGAGGCAGTCCTTGACCCTCCTAAGTCTCATACCGAAGAGTCTGCTAATGAGGTGTCTCCACCTAACACAAAAGAGCCTTACATTGAAGAAACACCAAGTGGGGAGACAAGGCCTTATGAATATGAGAGAGACTGCGAGGGGACAGTATCTCATAATGGGATATCTGTCCATTATGAAACTGGACCGTTGGTTGGTGAGACAGTCCATAATAGAACTTTAAATGACTCTGACTACATGGGTAGTGGGGAAAGCGAGACTCGCACTATCGACACCAATAGTGAAGAAGCAAAGTCTATGTCTGACCACGCATTGAGGGTAGAGTTAGAAGCAAACTCTAATACAAAAGTTATTGAGGAAAATGAGAACTCATGCCACGTCACTGACGAAGAACAAGGTCCACTTGATACAAACGCCTCTAAAGAAGATGCAGATGGCAAAATTGAGATGGTCAATAATGAGGGAGTGGTTGACAGTCAGTCAGCTATTAACAAAGACTCCAGTGTTGACCAGAAAGAGATTACTGAAGACGAGATTGGGAATGACATTTTTGAGAGTGTCACAGCTGCTAGTAAagtgacagcacaggaccacaaaGAGGGTGTAAGTCAGCTACTTGATGGAGACACCAAGGGCACAGTCAGTAAAGAGACAGAGGGTTTTAGCATAGAGACAGTCTGCCAAAAAATAAGTGGCACCAATGAAGAGACAGTCAGCGCAGAGACTGAGTTTGTCTACCCTGAGACTACCGATGGACAGACTGAGGGTGGCCATAAAGAAAATGTTATCCAAACTCTTAAGTATGAGACAGATGCAGATGGTATACAGACTACGGAATATAAAGAAAGTGTAGATAAAATCCCTTCTGTTGACCATAGAGAGATCCTTCATACAATGAGAGAGACCCTTGAGTCTGAAAATATAGAAAAACCAAATGAGGAGGAAACTGCCAGCTTTATAGAGACAACTGAACAGGGGAGAGAGAGCAAGGACAATATCTTTATAGAGAAAACCTTGATTGAGCCTTCCAGCAAAGAAAGAGAGTTGGCAAAATGGAGAGCAAATCAGGAGAGTGCTGGGCTGAGTATGTTGGTTGATTTCAAAGAACTGTATGGAGAGAGTTTGGAAATCCCTCCAAATATTCAGTATTTTGTAAAAGAAAGCACCGCTAAGGAAAAGGAGTCTGATCCTAATGGAGAAGGGAAAAGCTGGTATACCAAAGAGGCAGGGTTGCAAGTACCAAGAGACAATATAGAAACCCTGAGGCTGGAGGGTGAAAGTTCAAATACAACTTCTGGTGAAATAGAGGCAAAAACAAGCAATTTAGAGGCCGATGAAGTGTTTTCTGAGGACATCCTAGAGGCAATAAGCCACACAAGATCATTTGAAATTGATGTTGACCAAACAGTCTCCATTAATGATGGAAACTTATATATGGATGTATTCACTGATACAGGAACCACGATTAGCACTGCAGGGCAGGTGCCTTTGGATGAAACCATGGTCAAAGAAATAAAGGAAGCTGATTCAGACAAAGTCCTGAGTCTAAGTGGCACGGAGACCAACAGTAATTCTAGTATGCTGGTACAACCCATACCTATGAGGCCTCTGAATTTCTCAAATATTGCTTTTCAGAATTTGGATGTAGTTCATGAACCAGGGGAACCAAACATGCAACATTTTTATGTGGTTGATGGTAATTTCCATCATAAGGACACTGACTCTTCATTTAGAGAATCCTCACTGGAAGAAACATCGAGCCCTAGCTTCCAAATAGAAACAACAGAAGACCAAGAACAAATTCAGGGCGTTATACAAGCAGCAAGAATCGTGGGGCCTCAAATCGGCATACAGGTTTCACAATTTTTAGAAGACCATGGAGAACTTGCTGAGGATGAGCCAGACTGTTTTAACCAACGATTAATTTTTGACAGGGGATTTAAAATTGGCAACTTCTCTCCCAAGATTGAACTTTTTACCAAACCAGAAACCGATGCAGTCTTTGTACCGGAAGCAACTTCGACCATTGCAGATGAACACATTTTACCAGAAAGAACTTTGTCACATGTAGGACCAGAGCCTGATGGTCAGGGTAAAGTAGATTTATGTATAAATACTGGTGCAGTAGAGGACACTGGGGGTGATAATCCACCTTTACTGTTAACAAGGCAGCGTAGCAACACTGACCCTGGCCCTAGCTATGATCAAGAGGAAATAGACCAGCAGGATGATCAACACGAGGAGAAACCTAGGCCTAGATTGCGAAGTGTGACTCCGCCACTGGACAACTTTACTGCATCTTTCACTGCTACATCACCTCAAACTATCCGAGAAAGCAAACCTCTGGAGAAAGCACAGACCTCCATAGTTTACCCACCAGTAGACTACAACATGAGCGTTGAACAGAAGGCTGAAGAAGCTACACCAAAGCAGGATTCTACATTTTTTCCAACACGGATGCAGATCTTCAATCCACTCTTTTTCATTCAAGAAAGTACAGAAGAACAGGGATTCTACCAGTCGAGTCCCCTGTTACCGCATGGGAAAGAAAATAAGAGAAGGATGCCTTCCCCACCTCGTGATACAGAGGTCCTTTTGAAAGGTACACAGCCTCCAGCCATACTCAGTAGATCTCCTGCATCGTCTGTGGCAAATGTGGAGACCACATCCACTGATCCACCATCTACTCACCCAATTGCCCCTCTGTGGCTTCCTCCCCGCCCCTTGCGTCATTCTGAAAATCCCTTGGTAAGACGGCCTACTGTAAGACACAAGAGAAATACTGCTACCGTTCCACCTTTCAAGCGCTTTAGTGCCATGAACCTGCCCACAATCCCACAGATTTCTTTAGGAGACACAAGCTCATTGGAAAAGACTCCATGGCCTTCTGGTACCAGGACCCTGCCCACCATCCCACATGAGTTTCCTTCAGAAGAAACAAGCTCTTTGGAAAAGGGCTCAAGGCCTGCTGGTACCAAGGCCCATATCTCCACCACCAGACAGAGACTTTTGCCTAGACAGCCAAAAATCAATGAACAAGACATTGGTCAAAAAATGAACAAGTCTCCCAGGGAAATATTGGCAGGTAAGTGCAAGTATCTATCTGTAGTAATGAAAtaaatgttcttctttttttttttttttttttttacccgtaaGTAAGAGTAAATCTCAGAGTCTCAAGATGTTCATACATATTACTATTGATTTTCTACAATCCAAATGTCCCATGTTTTGAATGTTAGAAACAATCAATGCAAATGGCaagaaacaagggggggggggggtactgaaactggagagtgcaaaatctggtgcagctctacatagaaaccaattgccttccaggttttattgttaaagcttaaagcgggattccacctgcaaatttttttttttttaagtcagcagctactaacagtgtagctgctgacttttaataaggacacttacctgtcctactcgcccgcgctgatggcccccccgatgccgatccctcgATCGGTGCAGGTCCTGCGTCGCCAttcacactaagggaaacaggcagtgaagccttacggcttcactgcccatttcctattgcgccgacttgtgaatgggcggctgctctctgggaacacacacagttcccagaaagcagcgcgccccattcactaggagaagacgacgacgacgacgatgGGCCGTGGCTATGTAGGAGggagattacggacttccgcatagcaacaggtatttcgggtgagtatacaaaaaaaaaaattctattttttttttttttaggattttttggcGAAATTAAGAATGTCCTCCGTCGTAGCTCCAACGTGTCTTCTTTCTCcaggtgatgtcttctccctctggtcttctcccgccgctgatgtcttcttcctctggttcttccttcagttcttctccctccactgtcttcctcCTCTGGTTTTtcttctggttcttctccctctgctgatgTCTTCTCTTGATGCCAGCTCCCACTGTTGTGTTAGCTTCGGTGTGTGCCATTTCTTATATAGCCATGAAGTGTGGCCATCCAGTGACACTACCCCATCATGCTTGTACTGACCTTTGGTGACTCCATCCCTTtttctagttttttttctttaatttccattaatttcatctggtgatccccAGCAACACACTTCCAGTGTCCTCAAAAGCAGGATCCCAATTTAATCTCGCCAGTAGTGAAGAATGAGCTTGCAAAGTTTGGTTCACAAGAGGTTTGGCAAACCATTAAATCATCTTCTAAACCCAAACATAGTGCGAAACCCCTTTTGTTAAAAACGGCATGGGTAGCTAGGTACTGCCATGGGAACATGTACCAGTGCAAAAAATGTTGTTGAATACCGTTCCTTGTTTAGGGAGACGATCTTTTTATGTGGCCTAAAGGGCAATATTAAAAATACAaacattatttataaaaatgccattacaATTTACTAAATATGAACAATGGTGTCATCCAGGTTCCAGTGCTATTGTGCATAATTCCAGGGACCTTGAAGTTGgcgcctcctggccctttaaggggtttaggaTGCCAATAGGCAGTGTGGGGTTAATGATCatatgaccactgtgattggctgtcatggtGATCACCAAATCAGAAAGCTCCCAATCGCAAGTAGTCAACACTGCGCAGATTGTCGGAGGCATTAGCTGATGCAGTAATCGACAAAACACCGGCTGGAGAGAGACAGATCtcacgaatcacagcacagtgattggagaaataataaatcctgcctcttgtgtccaatcacaagcagggggcgaggattgtgcttctccaggcattcccggtcaggacaagtactgtcagtgagtaaagcagtgatgtggtggccttttttgggggcatcagattggcccggggggtggctgtgtcagtttcatttcgggacactgtattgtcctggtatGAAGGTGCAcgagacagacctgcaaaatgcgggactgtcccaggcaatccgggacacgtggtcaccctactgtcacTACATCGCCACACTCATTTGCATAGAGCAGAGGACATGCTCCCCGCACCCCCAAACTCATCACACTCATATATAACACTCCTTATAGCACCCCCAGACATAACAAAGCTCCCATATTTAACAGTGTGCTTTGCTGCACCCCCCAGTCTTATTACCCCCATATATAACAATGTGCTCCCTGCATCCCCAGACTCATCACCCctcatatataatacagtgctccCTGCACCCCTAGACTCCTCACTTCCATATAAAACACTGTTCTCCCTGCACCCCCAAACCCTCACACTCATAACACTGTACCCCAAGACATAGCAACCCCACATATTTAACAGTGTGCTTCCTGCACCCCAAGTCTTATCACCCATATATTACAATGTGCTCACTGCATCCCCAGACTCCTGTGGGTGCAGGAGGCACAGTGTTATATATGGGGTCATAAGTGATTTATGGGGTGCAGCAAGAGCAGTATCATATATGGGGGGTAATGAGTCTGGGGGTGCAGGGAGCACAGTATTGTAAAATGAAGGTGGGTTTTGAATTTGTGGGTACATGGAGTACATTATATGACATAAATAACACTGTGCTCCCTGCACCCCCATATATTCATTTTCCTGCACCCCATAACCCAGCCTcccatcctctcctctcttctttcaTCACTGCATCCTTCCACTGATATCCCTCCGCCTGCCCTTGGACCTGATCACAGGTACATCCTCCGCTCTATGCAAATGAGTGTGGTGATGGAGCGACAGCTGACACTATATCCGTCTCCTTCCAGCCGGTGTTCTGTCGATTATTGGATCAGATAATGTCTCAGacgatctgcgcatgcgcagtgttgacgtCACACCAGCTGATCAGCCGGCTTTTGACAGATTAGCTGCCatgcacatgggccaaatgtcggacagtttctattgaactggccgatACCGCTCGATATTCAGCCCATGTGACTTAAGTAGATTCAAACAAACTTGGGACAAACATTGTTCTATACTCAAGCCAAAAaggtaaaaagaaacaaaaacatgtattaaaaaaaaaaaaaagggggcaaacacAGTGGACTCACTCACATGGTCTTTCTCTGCTGTCACTTCTCTGTTtctaaaaatcccccaaaatggACACAGACACCAGTTGgggtctaattttttatttttccattttccaTAAAAGGATTTTTAGAGCGGTTTTTAACTTTTGTCTGTTTTCCACAcattttctttcttccccttGACCAGGGAGCCAAGAGTTGGAACTGGGTATTGGTACTATGCAGGAGATTGTCTTTTAGCAAATGTTTAGACCTATCGCTGATAGAATAGCTAAATAGATTTTACCTAAAATGGTCATGGAAACATGCTAAATCAACCTTTGTTTCTTGAATATATCACTTTGCATATAGTTTTGTTATCTAAATTATAAAGGTCACCTAAGTGCATCAAAGGAACTTTGTCCTCCACACAAACGGGAGTGTTTTCCTGTTAAGtatgaccagggctttttttctcaaacaataggtgctggaactcaatcacaaacccccccaaattttttgcTCCCACACACACcgcacaaacagtaggagggtcttaaaggggcattaaataccagtatTGCATtgcatgcagagttcaggagggatgcacacagggtgcagagctgtcacttgtaaacacagaaaccggacttctgtgtttacaagtga
Proteins encoded in this window:
- the LOC120946865 gene encoding uncharacterized protein LOC120946865, which produces METSNEGEGYSLTRSTTASEQITEGPQTRDSDNNDSQFKEDTLQQMLTCETGNTGTEASTPPCDKGTTGQGLHGTSQTNVNLDKELDAISLIRLDEVAETDKLQRPTELEVTSSEDESGEWETASEASIANEETTDGEGEKKNENLDPEGGMDAISQKDTGENVKIWTSSGPLEKIGGEGTGEPPEVMKQCCERTSSEGLQSEQAFTHETRPDDTFLEESLCDVGKTASKERPPHAAEELKGTVNEEPELNVEEMATEETMSYFSTGPHIEKLNDEESVGEPDPHVEEMVIEAISYVSNTELNDEESVEEPGPGGYVTHVEKSSLYNEKAASEWTRSPEDSGSHNEEPAIKDIETQMIETANDGIEPQKNATASEVIESQLREAVYEMSEPHVVETLPHHEETVQVCRESLEVPDSESIPVVPYTNELVCIEPCSVEILSEQCSPPMEEAFSDGPGHHVEEAVLDPPKSHTEESANEVSPPNTKEPYIEETPSGETRPYEYERDCEGTVSHNGISVHYETGPLVGETVHNRTLNDSDYMGSGESETRTIDTNSEEAKSMSDHALRVELEANSNTKVIEENENSCHVTDEEQGPLDTNASKEDADGKIEMVNNEGVVDSQSAINKDSSVDQKEITEDEIGNDIFESVTAASKVTAQDHKEGVSQLLDGDTKGTVSKETEGFSIETVCQKISGTNEETVSAETEFVYPETTDGQTEGGHKENVIQTLKYETDADGIQTTEYKESVDKIPSVDHREILHTMRETLESENIEKPNEEETASFIETTEQGRESKDNIFIEKTLIEPSSKERELAKWRANQESAGLSMLVDFKELYGESLEIPPNIQYFVKESTAKEKESDPNGEGKSWYTKEAGLQVPRDNIETLRLEGESSNTTSGEIEAKTSNLEADEVFSEDILEAISHTRSFEIDVDQTVSINDGNLYMDVFTDTGTTISTAGQVPLDETMVKEIKEADSDKVLSLSGTETNSNSSMLVQPIPMRPLNFSNIAFQNLDVVHEPGEPNMQHFYVVDGNFHHKDTDSSFRESSLEETSSPSFQIETTEDQEQIQGVIQAARIVGPQIGIQVSQFLEDHGELAEDEPDCFNQRLIFDRGFKIGNFSPKIELFTKPETDAVFVPEATSTIADEHILPERTLSHVGPEPDGQGKVDLCINTGAVEDTGGDNPPLLLTRQRSNTDPGPSYDQEEIDQQDDQHEEKPRPRLRSVTPPLDNFTASFTATSPQTIRESKPLEKAQTSIVYPPVDYNMSVEQKAEEATPKQDSTFFPTRMQIFNPLFFIQESTEEQGFYQSSPLLPHGKENKRRMPSPPRDTEVLLKGTQPPAILSRSPASSVANVETTSTDPPSTHPIAPLWLPPRPLRHSENPLVRRPTVRHKRNTATVPPFKRFSAMNLPTIPQISLGDTSSLEKTPWPSGTRTLPTIPHEFPSEETSSLEKGSRPAGTKAHISTTRQRLLPRQPKINEQDIGQKMNKSPREILAEAEQSSKKSSRSPSPETVLRRGKRSQIQPSTSDTKHSMHMQYTTLIRSSSLLYQEYSDVALNQEIQRQKPGDSPAEEKDPGSPRQRRRILSSQDSYLQRLSISSADSLWQDLPRIRDSATFMLMSRAEQKLQEAKFELIMSEALYLRSLNIAVDHFQRSTELHEVLGAQDRQWLFSRLSEVRDASNDFLFDLEEEFENNMYNFQVCEVVISHEPNFRKVYLPYVTNQSYQDRTFQRLMNNNPRFQQVLSKLESDPVCQRLSLKSFLILPFQRITRLRLLLQNILKRSAPGSNEELQATEAHNAIEKLIRDCNEGVQKMKDTEELILLHQKIQFECKIFPLISASRRLVKHGEVTALEFNPISSKWKSTNRQVYLHLFSDCLMLSRIREGGRFVVFDHSSDIRVERCEIKLHSNQKNIFRVFLRDSAATQARDGHLEGHEMQYIFRTETQSQKLRWIYALTPTREEADYIKDGLKQVQCLKSYKARENDELSLEKADTLMVTQSSDDGWLCGMRLSDLHSGWFPQCHVQFISRNACLRNLQEEQRLRNARAKLHPAN